A single region of the Vicia villosa cultivar HV-30 ecotype Madison, WI linkage group LG4, Vvil1.0, whole genome shotgun sequence genome encodes:
- the LOC131598840 gene encoding uncharacterized protein LOC131598840 yields the protein MCPLRFILVFFSAVLAGYYAWKTVFSSPKIDLASDDSIEEDKSSSKKEQFGFIKMIQNGFWVFVDMASGRYLWRNLRQTNKDVELKSS from the exons ATGTGTCCTTTAAGGTTTATTTTGGTGTTCTTCTCTGCGGTTTTGGCTGGTTACTATGCATGGAAAACGGTTTTTTCCTCACCAAAGATTGATTTGGCTTCTGatgattcaattgaagaagataaATCATCTTCCAAGAAAGAACAATTTGGTTTCATAAAG ATGATTCAAAATGGATTTTGGGTTTTTGTTGACATGGCTAGTGGAAGGTATTTATGGAGAAACTTGAGGCAAACAAACAAGGATGTTGAATTGAAGAGCTCTTAG